The sequence below is a genomic window from Novosphingobium sp. KACC 22771.
CTTGGCGAAAGCATTTCCGATAGCTTGCAGCGTTTCATTGTCCGAGGGCATAGTGATATCTTTGTGGATCTTTTTTGGGGAAATGAAATGCAAAGATACCATTTTGGGATTTGCGCGACAAGATTAGATGATCCTTTTAAAGATCATTATGTGATATAGGATATGTAAACGCATCATTGCCTCTCTCGATGAGTACTGGCGGCTGTCAGGACTCTGCCTTAGGTTCAGGCTGTCCTTTGCCACAGCTGTGAGGAGGGTGGAGCGCATTGCACAAAACTGAGCATTTCGTTGATAGCCACACCCAACCTTTCCAGAACAAATTGAGTTCCGCTTGCGCCCCGGAAATAGTATCCTCTGTTGAGGAAAGGATCCACGTATGGCCCCCATCGGCACGGCAGATGACAAACCTGCGCATGAGATCGCTCCCGAACTGCGCCTGCGCGATTACATCTGGCGTCCCCGCATCGCTAAAGCATGGTGGAGCGTATCCCTCGTCTGGTGGGCTGGCTTTGTGCAGGCACAGGAGACCGGCTGGCTGCTGGATTATTACGAGACTGCCTTAGCCGGTTATCTCAATGTGTTGTTTTTCCCGATGACGATCCTCATGGCGCTGGGCGTTCCTTTCGCCTGGGCAAAGCTTGATTGCGGCGATTGGGTAATATCGCCTCTCCCTTTGCCACAGGATCAGCAGGTTCCGCCGCGCTCGGTCGGAGGCATGCGGGATCCGGCGTCAGATCCGCTGGATCCGAGGTCTGGGCTGCATTGGCAGCGTTTCAACGACAGCCAATGATTTCAGTCCTCACGGCGGCCTTTAGATTTGCTGTCGTCATCGCCAAAGCCGTGCGGAAGGTCGGTTGAGAAACGTCCGGTTCTTAGCGTTGATTCTTGCTCCAGAGAGGTAAGAGGGGCGGTGATATCAAACGTTCCGCGACCGGCATTGGCTTGATCTAGATAGCGGTCGCGCATTCCCTCTTTGCCGAGGATTTGTTTATGCAGTTCTTGGGTGAAAGTTTTTGCCGGTGCTTGGGATTGGGAGGCCTTGCGTTCGGCAGAGGCAATGGCATGGCGAACATCATAATTTACAATGTCCATGGTTGATTGGGCATTTTCTACGGTAATCCCACGATCCGAACTCTGAAATCCGACGCTCCCACTGACATTCGCCCCAACCGAACCGTCTGTCGCCCGACCACCCGCCTTGCTAGTTGTTTAGTCCCAGCATGTGATGGTGCGGTTCTACGATAAAGACCTCTGGCTTGGATTTCCAGACCTGCTCGATGGCCTCGTATGGCGTTTTGAAGCGGAGAGCCTTGAGTTGCTTGGCAAAGTTGTAGGCAACCAGCCAATCGCGGACGTGCCTGCGCAGTTCGATGATCGAGGCATAGTGGAAGGATTTGACGGTCGCTTCCTTGATAGTGCGAACCATGCGCTCTGCCTGACCGTTGGTCCATGGGTGATAGGGTTTGGTAAGCCGATGCTCGATGCCGTTTTCCCGGCATACGCGTCCGAAAATATGCGGAAAGGTCAGGCCTGTGCCGCGTTCGGTTTGGGCAAACTGGACCCCGTTGTCGGTCAGGATGGTGTGGATACGGTAGGGCACGGTTCTGATCAGCGCCTTGAGAAAGCCGGCCGCGACCATTTTCGTGGCTCTGCGGTAGAGGCGGGCAAAGACCAGTTTGGAGGTGCGATCGACAGCGACATAGAGGCAGGCCTTGCCGCCTTCATAGTGCAATTCCGCGATGTCGATGTGAAAGTAGCCGATCTCGTAGGTCTTGAACTTCTTGGGTTTCTCGCGATCCGCCTTGGGAAGCCGGGAGATGCCGTGTCGTTGCAAGCAGCGATGCAGGGAGGAGCGCGTCAGATGGGGGATCACGTCCTTCAAGGCGATATAGACATCGTCGAGCGGCAGCCGGGCCTGAACTCGCAGGGCCACAATGGCCGCTTCCTCCATGGGCGAGAGGACGGTGCTGCGTGGCTCTTTGGGGCCCATCGGTTTGTCCTCGACCGACTGACGGCTTCGCCACTTCAAGACTGTCTTTTCGTTGATCGCGTACTTCTTGGCGAGGCTCGCGACCGAAGCTTTCGATCGCTGTAGCTCTGCTCGAATGGCGTGCGTGGTCTTGGCGCTGCCATGGAGAACCTGGCCCATAACTCCCTCCGCTGTGATGACGATAAATCTACACCATCACATGCTGGGACTAAACACCTAACCTTGTAAATTCGGAATGGAGATCCAATGATATATGGATTATTGAAAGAAGGATCAAACCCGAACTGATCGCAAGGATCGATCACGCGCCTGCGGTTGCCCTGCTTGGGCCAAGGCAGGTCGGCAAGACGACGCTCGCTCAGGAGATCGGTGATGAACGGTCCGCCCTTTATCTTGATCTGGAATCGGACGCGGATCGCGCAAAACTGAGCGAGCCGGAGCTTTACCTGGAAAGCCATGCCGACCGGCTCATCATTCTCGATGAGGTCCACCGCCTGCCGGAGCTGTTTCAGATCCTGCGTGGCCTGATCGATCGGGGAAGGCGCAAGGGCAGAAAGTCCGGTCGCTTCCTGCTGCTGGGATCGGCTTCGATCGACCTGATGGCCCAATCGGGCGAAAGTCTTGCGGGGCGGGCCAATGCCGGTCTCCTTTGAACAAAGAGCGTATCGGCCGGCGGCCTGTGAAAACCGGGAGAACCAAAGCGTGACAAGGCGTGGGCGCAAACTTGCGGCACTGGCGACGGCGACGCTGGCAATGGCATGGGGCGGTTCCATCAAAGCCAGCAGTGATTTTTCCTGCACGGCGATCTGGCTCGTCACGACCTTCGCCCCTGATTGCGCCAACCGTGCCTTTCTTGATCCTGGCAATGACACCAGGGTCAATCTGCTGCTGCTCACCGCCCCGCCGCCGCCAATGTCCGAGCCCGGCCCGTCCACGCAGTGGGACCAGCGTCGCTATGGAAATACCTTCTTCTCCTGGGAGCATGTGATGGCGGTCTATGGCCGGCTTCCGGCCTCCGAGCGCCTCGCCTATGCCGATGCCGGTTCGCGTTGTGACAGCCTTCCGGCGGGCAATGACGCTTTTATCGCTGCCGTCAAAGCCAGCAAGCTCTTGCGCGTCCAGGAGCGTGACGCACTTGTCGCAGCCCGCATGGCTTTGGTGGCCGATTGTACTGGCGTATCGCATCCCATAGCGGACCGGTTCGCAGCGGGCGTCACAAGCCGGACGGGCAAGGCTTATCTTGCCTATCTTGCCGCGGCCGGTGCTTTCTATGCAGGAGATTGGGACAAGGCGGCGCGGCAATTTGCCCTGCTCTCGCATGCCAGAGATCCCTGGTTGGCGGAAACCGCCCATTACATGGCGATTCGGGTAGCGCTCAATGCGGCGCAGCGTGACAGCTTCAATGACTATGGCGATTTCAGCGGCATCGAGCATGTCGACCAAGCCGCTGCGCAGCGGGGGAAGGCCGCTATCGAGGCCTATCTGGAGCGCTATCCTGACGGGCTTTATGCGGATTCGGCCAGAGGCCTGCTTCGCCGGGCGCTATGGCTTACGGGAGATACCGTTGCACTTGCCCGTGAATTTGAGCGGGTCCTCGCGCATACGCCCCCAGGCGGTCAGGAAGCCTTGCTGCTGATCCAGGAAATCGACCGCAAGCTGTTCCAGGCGCCGGGCGCGGCGAAAGCCATCCGCACACCGCTGCTGCTTGCCGCCTTCGATCTTATGCGGATGCGCTATTCCAGGAAGGCCGCCGCCGTTTCGCTGATGATCGGCCCCGCTATGACCGGGAAGTATGATCCGAGCGAAGCGGATCGTGAGGAACTGAAGCTCACCGGCGACATGCTCGAGGCCCAGCAGCCCATTTTTGCAGGTCATCCCGACCTGTTCCGCTATTTGCTGGCCGTTCACGCCTATTACGTGATGGAAGCCTCGTCCTGGCTTGCCATGCCGGGAGAGGGGGCCTCGTTTCATGTGCGCGAGCCCTTAACGCCGCTGGCCTTCAGCACGCTTGTGCTGCGGGGACTGGCGATGAGCTCGAATCGGGATCCCGGGGAGCAAGCCTATCTGCGTCAGTTGATCGGCCTTGCTCACGCGCCCTTCCAGCGCCCCCTTGCCGAATTGATGCTGGCCCTTGCCAAGGAGCGGTCCGGCCATGCCGAGGAGGTTTTTGCGCCTGGATCCCTGATCACCGATCCCGTGATCCGGGAAATCCTGCTCGCCAGCGTGATGGGACCCGGGACGCTGCTGCAG
It includes:
- a CDS encoding IS481 family transposase, with the protein product MGQVLHGSAKTTHAIRAELQRSKASVASLAKKYAINEKTVLKWRSRQSVEDKPMGPKEPRSTVLSPMEEAAIVALRVQARLPLDDVYIALKDVIPHLTRSSLHRCLQRHGISRLPKADREKPKKFKTYEIGYFHIDIAELHYEGGKACLYVAVDRTSKLVFARLYRRATKMVAAGFLKALIRTVPYRIHTILTDNGVQFAQTERGTGLTFPHIFGRVCRENGIEHRLTKPYHPWTNGQAERMVRTIKEATVKSFHYASIIELRRHVRDWLVAYNFAKQLKALRFKTPYEAIEQVWKSKPEVFIVEPHHHMLGLNN